The following coding sequences are from one Pseudonocardia sp. HH130630-07 window:
- a CDS encoding ABC transporter substrate-binding protein, producing the protein MTAERDEIVVAPNHVVFDLPELVAVSEGLFAEAGLSVRFEDPGDRSADTRRNPAVRHKESQFTASRADVYNVCEWGGIDRLERDARGGRIGHLRAAVVAQALVSLDPGLNEPHDVAGVPVSINEYTGSHYTALHLLEGTVPRQRIDLVHGGRPVDRLDALLDGTSRATMLMEPFLSAALARGAHVLGSYAYRGSQVVAPHLTAEQQAAYRAAVNRAVDLINADRDRWAPLIAAEAGDRLDPADLRRDHHRYTHIVPFTERRFAETYAWMRSWRLTDGRSGYEMLQALR; encoded by the coding sequence ATGACAGCGGAGCGTGACGAGATCGTGGTGGCGCCCAACCACGTCGTCTTCGACCTGCCCGAGCTGGTCGCGGTGTCCGAGGGGCTGTTCGCCGAGGCCGGTCTGTCGGTCCGTTTCGAGGACCCGGGCGACCGGTCCGCCGACACCCGGCGCAACCCCGCGGTGCGGCACAAGGAGTCGCAGTTCACCGCCTCCCGCGCCGACGTCTACAACGTGTGCGAGTGGGGCGGCATCGACCGGCTGGAGCGTGACGCGCGCGGCGGCCGGATCGGGCACCTGCGGGCTGCCGTCGTCGCCCAGGCGCTGGTCAGCCTGGATCCCGGGCTCAACGAGCCGCACGACGTCGCCGGGGTCCCGGTCTCGATCAACGAGTACACCGGCTCGCACTACACCGCACTGCACCTGCTGGAGGGGACGGTGCCCCGGCAGCGGATCGACCTGGTGCACGGCGGCCGGCCGGTCGACCGGCTCGACGCGCTGCTCGACGGCACCTCCCGGGCGACCATGCTGATGGAGCCCTTCCTCAGCGCGGCGCTGGCCCGCGGCGCCCACGTGCTGGGCAGCTACGCCTACCGCGGCTCGCAGGTCGTCGCGCCGCACCTGACCGCGGAGCAGCAGGCGGCCTACCGCGCAGCGGTGAACCGGGCCGTGGACCTGATCAACGCCGACCGCGACCGCTGGGCGCCGCTGATCGCCGCCGAGGCCGGTGACCGGCTGGACCCGGCCGACCTGCGCCGTGACCACCACCGCTACACCCACATCGTCCCGTTCACCGAACGGCGTTTCGCCGAGACCTACGCCTGGATGCGGTCCTGGCGGCTCACCGACGGCCGGTCCGGCTACGAGATGTTGCAGGCCCTGCGGTGA